One part of the Marinobacterium rhizophilum genome encodes these proteins:
- a CDS encoding translation initiation factor Sui1 encodes MASLRDQLSGLVYSTEHGDSCSGCRKPVADCICAQLEDAERLATLDGIVRIRRETSGRKGKGVTTLTGVPLADAELRLLGKKLKKLCGTGGACKDGVIEIQGDHRERLKLALEQEGFKVKLAGG; translated from the coding sequence ATGGCTTCACTGCGCGACCAGCTTAGCGGACTGGTGTACTCAACCGAACATGGCGATAGCTGTTCTGGCTGTCGCAAGCCCGTCGCTGACTGTATCTGTGCCCAGCTCGAGGACGCCGAGCGCCTGGCGACCCTGGACGGCATCGTGCGCATTCGCCGGGAAACCTCGGGGCGCAAGGGCAAGGGTGTCACCACCCTGACGGGCGTGCCGCTGGCGGACGCGGAGCTCAGGCTGCTGGGCAAGAAGCTGAAAAAACTCTGCGGTACGGGTGGTGCCTGCAAGGACGGAGTCATCGAAATTCAGGGGGATCATCGCGAGCGCCTCAAGCTCGCGCTGGAGCAGGAAGGCTTCAAGGTCAAGCTGGCCGGGGGCTAG